From Streptomyces durmitorensis, a single genomic window includes:
- a CDS encoding Lrp/AsnC family transcriptional regulator, translating into MAESVVLDPVDLRILRLLQNDARITYRDLAAQVGVAPSTCLDRISRLRRSGVILGHQLRLDPTKLGRGLEALLSVQVRPHRRELVGPFVERIRALPESRSVFHLAGPDDYLVHVAVADTADLQRLVLDEFTSRREVARVETRLIFQQWECGPLLPPGAGADDQGQAPGPS; encoded by the coding sequence GTGGCCGAATCTGTCGTACTTGACCCGGTGGATCTCCGCATACTGCGGCTGCTGCAGAACGATGCCCGGATCACCTACCGCGATCTCGCGGCCCAGGTCGGCGTCGCCCCGTCGACCTGTCTGGACCGGATCTCCCGGCTGCGCCGCTCCGGTGTGATCCTCGGGCACCAGCTGCGGCTCGACCCGACGAAGCTCGGTCGCGGCCTTGAGGCGCTGCTCTCGGTGCAGGTGCGACCGCACCGACGGGAGCTTGTCGGGCCGTTCGTGGAGCGGATCAGGGCGCTGCCCGAGTCCCGGTCGGTGTTTCATCTCGCGGGGCCCGACGACTATCTGGTGCATGTGGCGGTGGCCGACACGGCAGACCTCCAGCGGCTCGTCCTCGACGAGTTCACGTCGCGGCGCGAAGTGGCCCGCGTGGAGACACGGTTGATCTTCCAGCAGTGGGAGTGCGGGCCGCTCCTGCCGCCGGGCGCCGGGGCCGATGACCAAGGGCAGGCCCCCGGCCCATCCTGA
- a CDS encoding trans-sulfuration enzyme family protein encodes MAAQASAPPGPRALATEAVHAGRDDLAGLGLHAAPIDLSTTYPSYDTRGEAARIDAFAADGALDDGPPVYARLANPTVARFETALARLEGTQSAVAFASGMAALTAVLLARGAAGLRHVVAVRPLYGCSDHLLTAGLLGSEVTWVDPAGIADAIRPDTGLVLVESPANPTLAELDLRAVAKDCGTVPLLADNTFATPVLQRPAESGARLVLHSATKYLGGHGDVLGGVVACDEEFARRLRQVRFATGGVLHPLAGYLLLRGLSTLPVRVRAASANAAELARRLATDPRVRRVHYPRLGGAMVAFEVHGDPHAVTAGVRLITPAVSLGSVDTLIQHPASISHRVVDAADRRSSGVSDSLLRLSAGLEDVDDLWQDLDRALGPRPSRSDVPAAAPRVSAAPTAPAAGRTAVAS; translated from the coding sequence ATGGCCGCACAGGCGTCAGCACCGCCGGGGCCGCGCGCCCTCGCGACCGAGGCCGTGCACGCCGGACGCGACGACCTCGCCGGGCTCGGCCTGCACGCCGCGCCGATCGACCTGTCCACCACCTACCCGTCGTACGACACCCGCGGCGAGGCGGCGCGCATCGACGCCTTCGCCGCCGACGGCGCCCTGGACGACGGGCCGCCCGTCTACGCCCGCCTCGCGAACCCGACCGTCGCCCGCTTCGAGACCGCCCTGGCCCGGCTCGAAGGCACGCAGAGCGCGGTCGCGTTCGCGAGCGGCATGGCGGCGCTGACCGCGGTCCTTCTCGCACGGGGAGCGGCGGGCCTGCGCCATGTCGTCGCGGTCCGCCCGCTGTACGGGTGCAGCGACCACCTGCTGACGGCGGGACTCCTGGGTTCCGAGGTGACCTGGGTCGACCCCGCGGGCATCGCCGACGCCATCCGCCCCGACACGGGCCTGGTGCTCGTCGAGTCGCCCGCCAATCCGACCCTGGCCGAACTCGATCTGCGTGCGGTGGCCAAGGACTGCGGCACGGTGCCGCTGCTCGCCGACAACACCTTCGCGACGCCCGTCCTGCAGCGGCCCGCCGAGAGCGGGGCGCGGCTCGTGCTGCACAGCGCGACCAAGTACCTGGGCGGCCACGGCGACGTACTCGGTGGTGTGGTCGCGTGCGACGAGGAGTTCGCGCGCCGGCTGCGGCAGGTCCGGTTCGCCACCGGCGGGGTGCTCCATCCGCTCGCCGGGTATCTGCTCCTTCGCGGCCTCTCCACGCTGCCGGTGCGGGTGCGTGCCGCATCCGCGAACGCGGCGGAGCTGGCCCGCCGCCTTGCCACAGACCCGCGCGTGCGCCGCGTGCACTATCCGCGGCTCGGCGGCGCCATGGTCGCCTTCGAGGTCCACGGCGACCCGCACGCGGTGACCGCCGGGGTGCGGTTGATCACCCCGGCGGTCAGCCTCGGCAGCGTCGACACGCTCATCCAGCATCCGGCGTCCATCAGCCACCGGGTCGTGGACGCGGCGGACCGGCGCTCCTCGGGCGTGAGCGACAGCCTGCTGCGCCTGTCGGCCGGGCTCGAGGACGTCGACGACCTGTGGCAGGACCTCGACCGTGCCCTCGGCCCGCGGCCGTCCCGCAGCGACGTGCCGGCCGCGGCTCCTCGGGTCAGCGCTGCTCCGACCGCCCCTGCGGCTGGTCGTACGGCAGTCGCGAGTTGA
- a CDS encoding GNAT family N-acetyltransferase, with the protein MSDVTRTKHGRPVHHWRRDLVELAALFTAVAVADAVANMIGHGPEGPALLVISAVVLCATVGFHTWWARRHNHAPPTADDTGARPDTAGQRTGPPTAMERAGALATESSAGATTLWRMRTTVRDEPGSLAALCTALAHGKVDILSLQAHPLAEGTVDEFLLRAPADLPAAEITRGVAHAGGSGTWIERADAHDLVDAPTRILGLATRTALDAAELPLALRQLLGRCTIRSLPAKAQGTASGPRADKPADGAPVEGGLEGEGTVLRLHAPDGEVITVERPYLPFTPTEFARARALVELDTRLGPRIPRSQDVLTLAEGSSITVRRADTADVDAAKAMHERCSQRTLGMRYHGPVRDADRYLNHLLSPRFGRTLAVQTASGRIVGIGHLLWDGDETEIALLVEDDWQRRGIGSELLGRLVTLAVEAGCESVYAVTQASNTGMVAAMRGLGLPLDYQIEEGTLVITARLEATPVNSRLPYDQPQGRSEQR; encoded by the coding sequence ATGTCTGATGTGACGCGAACCAAACATGGCCGTCCCGTTCACCACTGGCGGCGGGATCTGGTGGAGCTCGCCGCCCTGTTCACGGCCGTGGCCGTGGCGGACGCGGTGGCGAACATGATCGGGCACGGCCCCGAAGGACCCGCCCTTCTCGTGATCTCGGCCGTGGTGCTGTGCGCCACGGTCGGGTTCCACACATGGTGGGCACGCCGCCACAACCACGCACCCCCGACGGCGGACGATACCGGCGCCCGGCCGGACACCGCCGGGCAGCGGACCGGGCCCCCGACGGCCATGGAGCGGGCCGGGGCCCTCGCCACGGAGTCGTCCGCAGGGGCGACGACGCTGTGGCGGATGCGCACCACGGTGCGGGACGAGCCGGGCTCGCTCGCCGCCCTGTGCACGGCGCTGGCCCACGGCAAGGTCGACATCCTGAGCCTCCAGGCGCACCCGCTGGCCGAAGGCACCGTCGACGAGTTCCTGCTGCGGGCCCCCGCCGATCTGCCCGCGGCCGAGATCACCCGGGGCGTCGCGCACGCGGGCGGCTCGGGCACCTGGATCGAGCGTGCGGACGCCCACGACCTGGTGGACGCCCCCACCCGCATCCTCGGCCTGGCCACCCGCACCGCCCTGGACGCCGCCGAACTGCCGCTCGCGCTGCGCCAGCTGCTGGGCCGCTGCACCATCCGCTCGCTGCCCGCGAAGGCCCAGGGCACCGCGTCCGGGCCGCGGGCCGACAAGCCCGCGGACGGCGCGCCCGTCGAGGGCGGTCTCGAAGGTGAGGGGACGGTGCTGCGGCTGCACGCCCCGGACGGCGAAGTGATCACCGTGGAGCGGCCCTACCTGCCGTTCACGCCCACCGAGTTCGCCCGCGCGCGTGCCCTGGTCGAGCTCGACACCCGGCTCGGCCCGCGCATCCCGCGCAGTCAGGACGTACTGACCCTCGCCGAGGGCAGCTCCATCACCGTGCGCCGGGCCGACACCGCCGACGTCGACGCGGCCAAGGCCATGCACGAGCGCTGCTCGCAGCGCACGCTCGGCATGCGGTACCACGGCCCCGTGCGGGACGCCGACCGCTACCTCAACCACCTGCTCAGCCCGCGGTTCGGCCGCACCCTGGCGGTGCAGACCGCGTCCGGGCGCATCGTCGGCATCGGCCATCTGCTGTGGGACGGCGACGAGACCGAGATCGCGCTGCTCGTCGAGGACGACTGGCAGCGCCGCGGCATCGGCAGCGAGCTGCTCGGCCGTCTGGTGACGCTGGCGGTCGAGGCGGGCTGCGAGAGCGTGTACGCGGTGACGCAGGCGTCCAACACGGGCATGGTCGCGGCGATGCGCGGCCTCGGCCTTCCCCTCGACTACCAGATCGAGGAAGGCACGCTGGTCATCACCGCTCGCCTCGAAGCCACGCCGGTCAACTCGCGACTGCCGTACGACCAGCCGCAGGGGCGGTCGGAGCAGCGCTGA